A section of the Paenibacillus aurantius genome encodes:
- a CDS encoding extracellular solute-binding protein: MKQKRRLLSWVHAVLALAVLAGPGLVPQEGQAEEAAGRTAPIKAAPPGRDTLTSELGPFYQEVAEEWKQKGYKPASQTITLPGSAIAAQSDPALTEGGSYEGKNNVLLWKSGRDNWIEYTVDIPEDGLYEIALTYHTYSDPAGSTVRRPVNLSLQMDGVFPYREARAVSLRRQFKDNLPVKRDEFGDDIRPRPVEIKEWINQTLTDSAGGYPQPFQWFLTKGKHTLRFTGSDPVVIGSVAVQPPVSIPSYPTVSKEYPAGQPKNSQVVTIQAEEMAWKNDVAIQLTPDHDPLSVPYADGYDRFNSLGGERWQTGGQQAGWTFEVPESGRYRIAMRSMQSYVSNMSVFRTIEIDGKVPFSELLAYRFPYSPKWQGTILGTESAEPFEFYFEKGKHTISMTATVAPFQSVIIQGNRAVEALRQADQDIRGMTGGEVDTNRTWKVTQDFPDLPKRLETAKAELEKMADGMLKANHRRDNTLQTMETAIQDLKDYLKNPNDIPYHMEDISNMIEKVGSLQEILVKTPLKLDQLYFIPAGAELPAMEAGFWQKINGSFRNFLYSFTRKRDAAKVDEDVLNVWVNRGRDYVNLLQELANESFTPEYGIKVKVNLLQNENLLVLANAAGLSPDVALGQPQDKSTDFAMRNALYDLSQYPDFQEVTKTFAPGALLPFYYNGGYYALPETQSFKVLFYRKDILNRLGLQVPDTWGDVYDMLPSLQQNGYNFYVPSGDFLTFFYQNGAEFFTGDGMKTNLNTPAAFKGFKQWTDLFNIYDLEKSVPSFYQHFRKGDFPIGVADYNTYVTLSVAAPELTGWWGIAPIPGVKQADGTVARWAAGGQTTGFIYKNTKHPKESWEFLKWLVSAETQERYGSDLESFNGIQFRWNTANIEAFTKLPWPKEDLKVILEQWRWYKEVPNLPGSYFLTRELTNAWNRTVVDGMNDRESLEEAIVNTDREMMRKEQEFGFVDAEGKVLHTLDLPVVKTPWEGVDRYVFQ; this comes from the coding sequence ATGAAACAAAAGCGACGCCTGCTGAGCTGGGTTCATGCCGTACTGGCCTTGGCCGTGCTGGCTGGACCGGGCCTGGTGCCGCAGGAGGGACAGGCAGAGGAAGCCGCCGGCCGTACGGCTCCGATCAAAGCGGCCCCGCCCGGGAGAGACACCTTGACGAGCGAGCTGGGGCCCTTCTATCAGGAAGTGGCGGAGGAATGGAAGCAGAAAGGCTATAAGCCGGCTTCGCAAACGATCACCCTGCCGGGATCCGCCATCGCGGCTCAATCCGACCCTGCTCTTACTGAAGGCGGATCTTATGAAGGAAAGAACAATGTTCTGCTGTGGAAAAGCGGCCGGGACAACTGGATTGAATACACCGTGGACATACCGGAAGACGGCCTATACGAAATCGCCCTGACTTATCACACCTATTCGGATCCCGCCGGTTCCACGGTGAGAAGACCGGTTAACCTATCTCTTCAGATGGACGGCGTTTTCCCTTACCGGGAAGCCCGGGCCGTCTCCCTGCGGCGCCAATTCAAGGATAATCTGCCGGTCAAGCGTGACGAGTTCGGGGACGACATCCGCCCGCGGCCCGTGGAAATAAAGGAATGGATCAACCAAACACTGACCGATTCCGCGGGCGGCTACCCGCAGCCCTTCCAGTGGTTTTTGACCAAAGGCAAACACACGCTTCGGTTTACAGGGTCCGATCCGGTCGTCATCGGGTCGGTTGCCGTCCAGCCTCCCGTTTCGATCCCGAGCTATCCAACCGTATCCAAGGAATACCCCGCCGGTCAACCCAAGAACAGTCAGGTGGTGACCATACAGGCGGAGGAAATGGCTTGGAAGAATGATGTGGCGATTCAGCTCACCCCGGATCATGATCCGCTGTCGGTGCCTTACGCAGACGGGTATGACCGTTTCAATTCCCTGGGAGGAGAACGCTGGCAGACCGGCGGGCAGCAGGCGGGTTGGACGTTTGAGGTGCCTGAGAGCGGCCGGTATCGAATCGCCATGCGCTCCATGCAGAGCTATGTCTCCAATATGTCCGTATTCCGGACCATAGAGATTGACGGCAAGGTACCCTTTAGCGAGCTGCTGGCATACCGGTTTCCTTATTCCCCCAAGTGGCAGGGAACTATCTTGGGCACGGAGTCGGCGGAGCCCTTTGAATTTTACTTTGAGAAAGGCAAGCATACGATCAGCATGACGGCGACGGTGGCGCCTTTTCAAAGTGTGATTATTCAAGGAAACCGTGCGGTTGAAGCCCTTAGGCAGGCGGATCAAGACATCCGCGGGATGACCGGAGGGGAAGTCGATACCAACCGCACCTGGAAGGTTACTCAGGATTTTCCCGATCTTCCCAAGCGTCTGGAAACAGCCAAAGCGGAGCTGGAGAAAATGGCGGACGGCATGCTGAAGGCCAACCACCGCCGTGACAATACGCTGCAAACGATGGAAACGGCCATTCAGGATTTGAAGGACTACCTGAAGAACCCGAATGACATTCCCTACCATATGGAGGATATCTCCAATATGATCGAGAAGGTGGGCAGCCTTCAGGAGATCCTCGTCAAAACGCCGCTCAAGCTGGATCAGCTTTACTTTATTCCGGCGGGAGCGGAGCTGCCTGCCATGGAAGCCGGTTTCTGGCAGAAGATTAACGGATCCTTCCGTAACTTCCTGTACTCTTTTACGCGCAAGAGGGATGCGGCCAAGGTGGACGAGGATGTTTTGAACGTTTGGGTCAACCGCGGGCGGGATTATGTCAATCTTCTGCAGGAGCTCGCCAACGAATCGTTTACACCGGAATATGGGATCAAGGTCAAGGTTAATCTTCTCCAGAACGAGAATCTGCTTGTCCTGGCGAATGCCGCCGGGCTTTCCCCGGACGTCGCATTGGGCCAGCCGCAGGACAAATCAACCGACTTTGCCATGAGGAATGCCCTTTACGATCTCAGCCAATACCCCGATTTCCAGGAAGTGACGAAGACGTTCGCACCGGGGGCGCTGCTGCCGTTCTATTATAACGGCGGGTACTATGCCCTGCCGGAAACCCAGTCCTTCAAGGTGCTGTTCTACCGCAAAGACATTCTGAACCGCCTCGGCTTGCAGGTGCCGGACACGTGGGGCGACGTCTATGACATGCTGCCGAGCCTCCAGCAGAACGGCTACAACTTCTATGTGCCTTCCGGTGACTTCCTGACCTTCTTCTATCAGAACGGGGCGGAATTCTTTACCGGCGACGGCATGAAGACCAACTTGAATACACCGGCAGCCTTTAAGGGATTCAAGCAGTGGACGGACTTGTTCAATATCTATGATTTGGAGAAGTCCGTGCCCAGCTTCTATCAGCATTTCCGCAAAGGGGATTTCCCCATCGGAGTAGCGGATTACAACACGTATGTGACGCTTTCCGTGGCGGCTCCGGAGCTAACCGGCTGGTGGGGAATTGCTCCTATACCTGGAGTCAAGCAGGCGGATGGGACGGTAGCCCGCTGGGCCGCCGGAGGGCAGACGACCGGGTTTATTTACAAGAATACGAAGCATCCGAAAGAATCGTGGGAGTTTCTGAAGTGGCTTGTGTCCGCCGAAACCCAGGAGCGGTACGGCTCGGACCTCGAATCATTCAACGGCATCCAGTTCCGCTGGAATACCGCTAATATCGAAGCGTTCACGAAGCTGCCGTGGCCGAAGGAAGATCTGAAGGTTATTCTCGAGCAGTGGCGCTGGTACAAGGAAGTTCCCAACCTTCCAGGCTCCTACTTCCTCACCCGGGAGCTGACGAATGCCTGGAACCGGACGGTGGTGGACGGAATGAATGACCGGGAATCGCTTGAAGAAGCGATCGTCAATACGGACCGTGAAATGATGAGGAAGGAACAGGAATTCGGCTTTGTCGATGCCGAAGGCAAGGTTCTGCATACGCTGGATCTGCCGGTCGTCAAGACCCCATGGGAAGGAGTGGACCGTTATGTCTTCCAATAA
- a CDS encoding carbohydrate ABC transporter permease yields MRTLAGKIWKNRLSYAFIAPFVLLFTAFILVPVLVAISLSFTYYNAIEKPHFIGWKNFEYLLSQDIVFLKYALPNTIKFAIIVGPGGYIAAFLLAWLISHLPNYSRPWYALAMYTPSLTSGIAMGIIWLPLLNGDRIGYLNSFLLKWGLIEKPIQWVLDKAYLMNSMIAVTLWSSMGVGFLAMLAGLLGVNRELYEAAKIDGIKSRLQEIWYITIPSMKPQMLFGAVMAIVGTFKAGAIGTELSGQFPTPQYAGTLIISHIDDYGAVRFEMGYAASISVFLLIMMYVSNRLGFRLFGTKGDE; encoded by the coding sequence ATGAGGACGCTGGCGGGGAAAATTTGGAAGAATCGGCTTTCCTATGCCTTTATCGCTCCCTTTGTCCTCTTGTTTACGGCCTTCATCCTTGTTCCCGTCCTTGTGGCGATTTCGCTCAGCTTCACCTACTACAACGCGATCGAGAAGCCGCATTTCATCGGCTGGAAGAACTTTGAGTATTTGCTTTCCCAGGATATTGTCTTTCTGAAGTATGCTCTTCCCAATACCATCAAGTTCGCTATTATCGTGGGGCCGGGAGGGTATATAGCGGCTTTCCTGCTGGCGTGGCTGATCTCTCATCTGCCCAATTACTCCCGCCCCTGGTACGCCCTTGCCATGTATACCCCCTCGCTGACGTCCGGTATTGCGATGGGAATCATCTGGCTGCCCCTTCTTAATGGAGACCGGATAGGGTATTTGAACAGCTTTCTCCTGAAATGGGGCCTCATCGAGAAGCCGATTCAGTGGGTCCTGGATAAAGCCTATCTGATGAATTCGATGATAGCGGTTACGCTTTGGTCCAGCATGGGGGTCGGCTTCCTGGCGATGCTCGCCGGTCTGCTTGGGGTAAACCGAGAATTGTACGAAGCCGCCAAAATCGACGGCATCAAGAGCCGTCTGCAGGAAATCTGGTACATTACCATCCCCTCGATGAAGCCGCAGATGCTGTTCGGAGCGGTCATGGCCATTGTCGGTACCTTCAAGGCGGGTGCGATCGGAACGGAGCTATCCGGCCAATTCCCGACTCCGCAGTACGCGGGAACGTTAATTATCAGCCATATTGATGATTATGGCGCGGTTCGGTTCGAGATGGGCTATGCGGCGTCGATCTCGGTTTTTTTGCTAATCATGATGTATGTGTCCAACCGGCTGGGGTTCCGGCTGTTCGGCACCAAAGGGGATGAATAA
- a CDS encoding carbohydrate ABC transporter permease, with protein MILSVLIGKAWNKLPFRRRSRLNGTDGFQWVLYVLLTLASLFMLLPLFYIFNHSLKPYNELFVYPPNVFVRKPTLQNFVELFAVTGSSVVPVSRYFFNSVVVSVMVVVGTIVVSALCAYPISKHRFPGQRTLFAVILLSLMYAPETVAIPRYLVMVNLHMINTYWAHVLPNLAAPVGVFLMKQFIDQVPNELLEAAKIDGAKEWQIFLRVVIPICMPAVATISILAFQGIWSSTEASALFMQEETMKTFPFFLTTLTNGLANSVARQGAAAAAALIMFLPNFIIFLFFQRKVITTMAHSGIK; from the coding sequence ATGATCCTGTCCGTCCTTATAGGGAAAGCCTGGAATAAGCTTCCGTTCCGCCGCAGGAGCCGTCTTAATGGAACGGACGGCTTTCAGTGGGTGCTTTATGTCCTGCTGACGCTGGCTTCCCTTTTTATGCTGCTGCCGCTTTTCTATATTTTCAATCATTCGCTGAAGCCGTACAACGAGCTGTTCGTTTATCCGCCGAACGTTTTCGTCCGCAAGCCCACCCTGCAAAATTTCGTCGAATTGTTTGCCGTGACCGGATCGTCGGTTGTCCCGGTCTCGCGTTACTTCTTTAACAGCGTTGTGGTGTCCGTCATGGTTGTAGTGGGAACGATCGTGGTCAGTGCTTTATGCGCCTATCCCATTTCCAAGCACCGGTTTCCGGGACAAAGGACGCTGTTCGCGGTCATTCTGCTTTCGCTTATGTATGCCCCGGAAACCGTCGCCATTCCGCGGTATTTGGTTATGGTCAACCTTCACATGATCAATACGTATTGGGCGCATGTTCTGCCTAACCTTGCGGCTCCCGTCGGCGTCTTTCTCATGAAGCAGTTCATCGATCAGGTGCCGAACGAGCTGCTGGAGGCTGCGAAGATCGACGGGGCCAAGGAATGGCAAATCTTCCTGCGCGTCGTCATCCCGATCTGCATGCCGGCCGTGGCCACCATTTCCATCCTTGCCTTTCAGGGGATTTGGAGCAGTACGGAGGCATCGGCCTTGTTCATGCAGGAGGAAACCATGAAGACCTTCCCTTTCTTTCTGACAACCCTGACGAACGGGTTGGCCAACAGCGTCGCGAGACAGGGGGCGGCCGCAGCGGCGGCGCTCATCATGTTCCTGCCGAACTTCATAATATTCCTGTTTTTCCAGCGTAAGGTCATTACGACGATGGCACATTCCGGAATCAAATAA
- a CDS encoding YIP1 family protein, whose product MIRKRPFKGLRRAVLAGFAAMTMLTAALPAAAEVNPYSTRSKDSEGTIIWTQPAYTPVKLVGQGLKAPDKDNKLAASPLKGPKDLFIDRQDHVYVADTGNNRLVEFDDQGKWLRYLTVPESPLNKPEGLFITAEGDIYVADTGNKRVVRLNSEGKLLQKFEKPQSPFLPDSFKFDPTRLVVDKRGFLYIATLGGYQGLLQMDPQGEFQSFYGTNATELSTLDKIKKALYPKQMYANEISKLPGTISSVAVDKNGFIYTTTAGNVSENQVKKLNIRGQNMLQYNSSQNKSTFGEYAPRDRKYVSGQGYAKPQLIDLTIDRSGNITTIDSSYHVISQYDANGNLLFFWGGGETEAATQLGLIKAPAAIDSNSKGDLLVLDSQEGSIQWFRQSEFGSLVNKANGLTLQGRYEESEVPWQEVLRYNTFFTPALLGLAKASYKKGDYEQAKQYFQRGGNRKGYSDAYWQIRLKWFQRNFSMLATIYTLGSAGFLLLGRLTRETRWRKAWRNRKRSANPAIVQLKHLFTIIRHPIDGFSALRYEGKGSYPGALVILLLAFGSLVFAKLYTGFPFNPVNPYKFNMLILFIEFVVLWLGWVVCNYLVSSILQGEGRFRDVFIASSYALMPLILVGIPLALLSNIMTYSEEAIYNDLYSAMIIWLLLLFVWKVQSLQNYSVGETAVNLASTAFAFLIGAVLVLTVFGLSSDLKSFVFEIYQEVRLR is encoded by the coding sequence TTGATAAGGAAACGTCCCTTTAAAGGGCTGCGGCGTGCTGTTCTCGCCGGCTTCGCCGCCATGACCATGCTTACGGCTGCGCTGCCTGCGGCGGCCGAGGTCAACCCGTACTCGACCCGCTCGAAGGACAGCGAAGGCACCATCATCTGGACCCAGCCGGCTTATACTCCCGTTAAGCTGGTGGGACAAGGGCTGAAGGCGCCTGACAAGGACAACAAGCTGGCGGCATCGCCGCTCAAAGGCCCCAAGGATCTGTTTATTGACAGGCAGGACCATGTCTATGTGGCGGATACGGGAAACAACCGGCTTGTCGAGTTTGATGACCAAGGGAAGTGGCTCCGGTATTTGACCGTCCCCGAAAGCCCTCTGAACAAGCCGGAAGGCTTGTTCATCACCGCGGAAGGGGATATCTATGTGGCGGACACCGGTAACAAACGGGTGGTCAGGCTGAACAGCGAAGGAAAGCTGCTTCAGAAGTTTGAGAAGCCCCAATCCCCTTTCCTTCCGGATTCCTTTAAATTTGATCCGACCCGGCTAGTCGTGGACAAGAGAGGTTTTCTGTATATCGCGACGCTCGGGGGGTACCAGGGGCTGCTTCAGATGGATCCCCAAGGGGAATTTCAAAGCTTCTATGGCACCAATGCGACGGAGCTTTCCACCCTTGACAAAATTAAAAAAGCCCTCTACCCCAAGCAGATGTATGCCAACGAAATCAGCAAGCTCCCGGGGACCATCAGCAGTGTCGCCGTAGACAAGAATGGCTTCATCTACACGACCACAGCGGGCAACGTAAGCGAGAATCAGGTCAAGAAGCTCAACATTCGCGGGCAGAATATGCTTCAGTATAACAGCAGCCAGAACAAGAGTACGTTCGGGGAATACGCTCCACGGGATCGGAAATACGTAAGCGGACAAGGCTACGCCAAACCGCAGCTCATCGATCTGACCATAGACCGAAGCGGAAATATTACCACGATCGACAGCTCCTACCATGTCATCAGTCAGTATGACGCGAACGGAAATCTGTTGTTTTTCTGGGGGGGAGGGGAAACGGAGGCGGCAACCCAGCTAGGCTTGATCAAAGCCCCTGCGGCGATCGATTCCAATTCGAAGGGCGACCTTCTCGTGCTGGACAGCCAGGAAGGAAGCATTCAGTGGTTCCGTCAATCGGAATTCGGTTCACTCGTCAACAAGGCCAACGGCTTAACCTTGCAAGGCCGGTATGAGGAAAGTGAGGTTCCGTGGCAGGAGGTTCTCCGGTACAATACTTTCTTTACCCCGGCTCTTCTGGGGTTGGCCAAAGCGTCCTACAAGAAGGGGGACTACGAACAGGCCAAACAGTATTTCCAAAGAGGAGGAAACCGCAAGGGGTATTCGGACGCTTACTGGCAGATCCGGCTGAAATGGTTTCAGCGAAACTTCAGCATGCTGGCCACGATATACACGTTGGGATCGGCCGGATTTCTTCTCCTGGGGCGATTGACCCGGGAGACCCGTTGGAGAAAGGCTTGGAGGAACCGAAAGCGCAGTGCCAACCCGGCTATTGTCCAGCTCAAGCACTTGTTTACCATTATCCGCCATCCGATCGATGGGTTTAGCGCTTTGCGTTACGAAGGAAAGGGCAGCTACCCGGGAGCCCTTGTTATCCTTCTGCTTGCGTTCGGATCCCTTGTGTTTGCCAAGCTATATACAGGTTTTCCTTTCAATCCCGTTAATCCTTATAAGTTTAATATGCTGATTCTGTTTATTGAATTTGTTGTCCTGTGGCTCGGCTGGGTCGTCTGCAACTACTTGGTCAGCTCCATTCTCCAGGGGGAAGGGCGGTTTCGGGATGTCTTTATCGCGAGCAGCTATGCGCTTATGCCGCTCATCTTGGTAGGGATCCCGCTTGCTCTCCTCTCCAACATCATGACGTATTCAGAGGAGGCCATCTATAACGACTTGTATTCGGCGATGATCATTTGGCTGCTTCTGCTCTTCGTGTGGAAGGTGCAATCGCTGCAGAATTACTCGGTGGGAGAAACGGCCGTCAATCTGGCTTCTACGGCATTTGCCTTTCTCATTGGAGCGGTTCTTGTTCTAACGGTGTTCGGGCTTTCCAGTGATTTGAAGTCGTTCGTTTTCGAAATCTATCAGGAGGTGAGGCTGCGATGA
- a CDS encoding DUF5696 domain-containing protein, with protein MKNLTRLIPQGLVLLLLAGVAVYVATHLQIGRINRSVSAAASNSPGALKVSPGPAELPDESKLQTVGENDRLTLKLDAKTAHFLVQDKKDGRVWRSYPNPAQWSRETTVGLWRTHLRSPLMFQYADLTSNKSQPKETNFLEEQGTIQKLETFPGGFRLTFDMPSKKLSVPIEVKLEGDSVVTRIVDSGIKEENLSLLWLRLYPFFGAERSEEQDGYLFIPDGSGALIRFQEGGTNATRIYQEPVFGKDLAYQLKSSDDYRDNARHKISAPVYGAKSGDRGFLAILEEGAEYADLLASPAGAYSTYNWITGQNNYRQKYRQVTNREKERSFDTYNKEARFSGDRVTRYVLLDSQASDYAGMAKRYRTYLMKAYKLNQLPPGSGKVPMDIIVVGGDSAKGLLGDRYVKATTTIDAMQMIQRLYGLGIDNMAMRYWGWQKGGYGETGGGAVVDSRLGGEKGMKDLVTFAHSLNVPVYLRTDYSRNTSGAGGFSTRVHGVRDLGGTPIEKFASLSFVRQLVDQDIRYFRELGVDGVELQGIGQYLSSDYNSKYGASRKESMGQQQAIITKLREGVGKVLGYRSSLFAAPLMDGVARLEDDFSNDLFSEDGIPFLQIALHGLIPYTSMPSNERDQFNKQFLRDLEYGANPSYLFTGSSSEDLKYVQNLTYYSPSPQDWEQTAVQEFQKWNQALGDVQHEFITGHRILSKEVRETTFGNGKRIVVNYGTSAYVYEGRPVEPENYLVLQGGAKP; from the coding sequence ATGAAGAACCTTACCCGGCTTATCCCCCAGGGTCTGGTCTTGCTGCTTTTGGCAGGGGTGGCGGTTTATGTCGCGACTCACCTTCAAATCGGGAGAATCAACCGTTCCGTTTCCGCGGCAGCAAGCAATTCGCCTGGTGCGCTGAAGGTTAGCCCCGGACCGGCGGAGCTACCGGATGAGTCGAAGCTCCAGACGGTGGGGGAGAATGACAGGCTGACCCTTAAGCTGGATGCCAAGACCGCCCACTTCCTTGTACAAGATAAGAAGGACGGCAGGGTATGGCGCTCGTATCCCAATCCAGCCCAATGGAGCAGGGAAACGACCGTTGGGCTTTGGAGAACTCATCTCCGTTCCCCGCTCATGTTTCAATATGCGGATTTGACTTCGAACAAATCGCAGCCGAAGGAGACCAATTTTCTGGAGGAGCAGGGAACCATTCAGAAGCTGGAAACCTTCCCCGGCGGCTTTCGGCTGACCTTCGATATGCCGTCGAAGAAGCTTTCCGTGCCGATCGAAGTGAAGCTGGAAGGGGATTCGGTCGTCACCCGCATCGTCGATTCCGGCATCAAGGAAGAAAATTTGAGCCTGCTGTGGCTTCGCCTTTATCCTTTCTTCGGGGCGGAACGCTCGGAGGAACAGGACGGCTACCTGTTCATACCCGACGGGTCGGGTGCGTTGATCCGTTTCCAGGAAGGCGGCACGAATGCCACCCGCATTTACCAGGAGCCGGTGTTCGGCAAGGACCTGGCTTACCAATTAAAGAGCAGTGACGATTATAGGGACAACGCCAGGCACAAAATAAGCGCCCCGGTCTATGGGGCGAAAAGCGGCGACCGGGGGTTTCTTGCGATTCTGGAAGAGGGGGCCGAATACGCCGACCTGCTGGCGTCTCCCGCCGGAGCTTACAGCACCTATAACTGGATAACCGGACAGAACAATTACCGGCAGAAATACCGGCAAGTCACCAACCGGGAGAAAGAACGTTCCTTCGATACCTATAACAAAGAGGCACGCTTTAGCGGGGACCGTGTAACCCGGTATGTGCTGCTCGACAGCCAGGCCTCCGATTATGCGGGAATGGCCAAGCGGTACCGCACCTATTTAATGAAAGCTTACAAGCTTAACCAGCTTCCCCCAGGCAGCGGCAAAGTTCCTATGGATATCATCGTGGTGGGCGGGGACTCCGCCAAAGGGCTGTTAGGGGACCGGTATGTCAAAGCCACGACGACCATCGATGCCATGCAGATGATCCAGCGGCTGTATGGACTGGGAATCGATAACATGGCCATGCGGTATTGGGGCTGGCAGAAAGGCGGATACGGAGAAACGGGAGGAGGAGCGGTTGTTGACTCCCGGTTGGGGGGAGAGAAGGGAATGAAGGATTTGGTAACCTTTGCCCATTCTCTGAACGTTCCGGTGTATCTCCGTACGGATTATTCGCGCAACACGTCCGGGGCGGGAGGATTCTCCACACGGGTTCATGGAGTAAGAGATCTGGGAGGAACGCCTATCGAGAAATTCGCCAGCCTGTCTTTTGTACGTCAGCTTGTTGATCAGGATATAAGGTACTTCCGGGAGCTGGGGGTGGATGGAGTGGAACTCCAGGGGATCGGCCAGTATCTAAGCAGCGACTACAACAGCAAATACGGAGCCTCGCGTAAGGAGAGCATGGGTCAGCAGCAGGCCATCATAACCAAACTCCGGGAGGGGGTGGGCAAGGTGCTTGGCTATCGTTCCAGTCTGTTTGCGGCCCCTCTAATGGATGGGGTAGCGCGGCTTGAGGATGATTTCTCGAACGACCTGTTCTCGGAAGATGGGATTCCGTTTCTGCAGATCGCCCTGCACGGTCTGATTCCCTATACCTCCATGCCCTCCAATGAGAGGGATCAATTTAATAAGCAATTTCTTCGTGACCTGGAATACGGGGCCAATCCCTCTTACCTGTTTACCGGCAGCAGCTCCGAGGACCTTAAGTATGTGCAGAATCTTACTTACTACAGTCCCTCCCCCCAGGATTGGGAACAGACGGCGGTTCAGGAATTCCAGAAGTGGAACCAGGCGCTTGGTGATGTGCAGCATGAGTTTATCACCGGCCACCGTATATTGTCCAAGGAGGTCAGGGAAACCACCTTCGGGAACGGCAAACGCATAGTCGTTAATTATGGCACGAGTGCCTATGTATACGAAGGGCGTCCGGTTGAGCCGGAGAATTACTTGGTTCTGCAAGGGGGGGCTAAGCCATGA
- a CDS encoding carbohydrate ABC transporter permease, translating to MRTPVRRLPSSTIRKLEGTLFFTPWIVGFLLFMVFPLGYSFYMSFHQVQILATGISFQYKGFYYYKYILFENADLLYNQLIPFLRQAVLMLPIIVVFSLFTAIILNQNFWGRTFFRAVFFLPVIFTTGQVITEFITQGEGNLDFLERYNLSSLVVTYLPPSWASPIVAVLSSFVLVLWYSGVQILIFLAGRQTISPSVYEAARIDGANPWEVFWKITLPAMLPFVLLNLIYTTVDLFTYPGNPILTQVNTTDYGRSSALAWIYFAIIFVFLGIIFFLFTRFFRGVKPAGR from the coding sequence ATGAGAACTCCGGTACGCCGCTTGCCTTCCTCTACGATCCGCAAGCTGGAGGGGACCTTGTTCTTTACTCCTTGGATAGTGGGGTTTCTTCTGTTTATGGTTTTTCCGCTCGGTTATTCGTTCTATATGAGCTTTCACCAGGTCCAAATTCTTGCAACGGGAATCAGCTTCCAGTATAAGGGGTTCTATTACTACAAATATATCCTGTTCGAGAATGCCGATCTGTTGTACAACCAGCTGATTCCGTTTTTGCGGCAGGCCGTTCTGATGCTGCCGATCATCGTCGTGTTTTCCCTGTTCACGGCCATTATTCTTAATCAGAACTTCTGGGGACGCACATTCTTCCGGGCCGTCTTCTTCTTACCGGTTATCTTTACGACCGGACAGGTCATAACGGAATTTATTACCCAGGGAGAAGGCAATCTTGATTTTCTCGAACGGTATAATCTTTCCTCCCTGGTTGTGACGTATCTGCCCCCCTCGTGGGCATCGCCGATTGTCGCCGTATTAAGCTCCTTCGTACTCGTGCTTTGGTATTCCGGAGTGCAGATTTTGATCTTTCTGGCGGGGAGGCAGACGATCTCTCCTTCCGTATATGAGGCGGCGCGGATTGATGGAGCCAACCCTTGGGAGGTCTTCTGGAAAATTACCCTTCCGGCCATGCTGCCTTTTGTTCTCTTGAACCTGATCTACACCACGGTGGATTTGTTTACCTATCCGGGAAACCCGATTCTGACCCAGGTGAATACGACCGATTACGGCCGGTCCAGCGCCCTTGCCTGGATTTACTTTGCAATCATCTTCGTGTTTCTCGGGATTATCTTTTTCCTGTTTACGCGCTTCTTCCGCGGCGTAAAACCGGCAGGCCGATAG